A stretch of DNA from Carassius auratus strain Wakin chromosome 44, ASM336829v1, whole genome shotgun sequence:
TGTGGCCAACTATGGGGACTCATACatacctttgggttacaagttcTTGTCTCAGGATGCTGATTTGAGCATCCCAGTGAAGCGTGACAGAAGGAGAATCTCAGCTTCCTGCTTACAACAGGTCACTTGACATCTTTGCACTCTAAAGACCTTTTCTAACTTTCAACCAGCAAGTGTGCGCTGGTGTGTGAATTAATATCTCAGTCTGAATTACTGTGTGAAGGTTGAACACTAGGACTTAACAGAACGAAGAGCTTACAAGATCTGCAATGTGCAActagatttttaaaaagaaaaatgtgaatgCAAAACCCATAGCTacgttgctagggtgttctggatggttgccagggtgttgtttATTTGGTTGTGAAGGTGTTCTGGTTCTAGTGTTGCTTAGGTGCAGAGAGGTTGCCAGGTTGTTGCATATTGGGCCAAATAAAAAACAACcgcatgtaaaataataacataccTCTCCTTGCCACACACGATTTGAGGCATCATTCTGTGCATAGTAAAAAAGAGCTGGACAGGTAACATGCTGAAGTTTAATTCTATTCTCCTCTTTGTGACTCATAACGCTGCTCTCTAGTAATGTCTCAGTAGAAGTGCACCTCTGCTCTTCCTCTTTTAATCCACGTTCCTCTCAGACATCAGGCCTTCTGAACCTCCCCCATAGCACAGATGGACTAAGAAAAGATATTTCTTCAAGAGCTGCAGCCTTAAAAGGCTCACAgtcctctcattctctctctctctctctatctctctctctcttgcttgtTTTGTGTCTCACATGTAGAATATGCCTGAACTGCTTCATTGTTCCTCTCTAAAGGTTTGTTCTGATGTCTGTCtacattttctctttctgttttaaaaCCGTTATATAAACAAACCATGAAGTTTATTATTCTAAAAGGTAATCTACAATTTACTTCATTCCTCAGAAACTGAACTGTTAACGAAAGAACAATGAGGGGGTTTTAAATATGGTCCTAACATCaaattaaacatgattaaatgttttaaataattttatacacacaaacatgtacaTATTCCACACTTAAAATGGTAACCTCTCAAGAGGTTACTCAACTGTAGTTAACAGATAAACTCATAGTAAAACACTTGTGTTTTCCCTTAGTCTTTTGCATTAAGTGCACACATCAGGGCTTtgagcatttttttaattttatttagatattaaaaaCAGTTGACCTCATATCAAATGACcagaaaattatataatattaactttttttatcttGAGGTTGACACGCAATATTTGTGAAGAACACTTCCTTTCACTCACTATATTTTTCATGTATTTGTTCAGGCcttattttggacttttattgtatggactgTTACATTTTCCAGATGTGCTCACTAACAGTTTATATTTGTCTCCCACAGTACATGTGGTCAGAATGGACGCTGGGAATGTGAGCAACATGCCTGTCTGATAGAGGATGACATGATCCAGGAAATCAACAGGAGAGGTTATGGGTAAGCATCAGGAATCCCTTCTAGTCTGCCATTACTagtattaaatatgtataaaccAGTGCATGAATCTATTCCTCTCTCCTGCTCAGTCTCTTTATCTTTTTACCTGTTCAGTTGGAGGGCCACAAACTACAGTCAGTTCTGGGGTATGACTCTGGACGAGGGTCTGCAGTATCGTCTGGGAACACAGCGCCCCTCACGGACCATTATGAACATGAATGAGATCCAGGTGAGAGTCATCTGGCATGTCAAACAGACAGTTACTAAGggattataatttattattgcaGGACCTATATGTAAACCCTGAAGGGTTTACTTGGTCTTGTTTTCcacttaaaatatcaaatcatatgATAATATCTAACCTGATTTCAGTGAACATATCTTAAGGTTTTCACACAGGTTTGTTTTACCACTGTATGTATACTGAAATTCTGTGAggtttacactaccattcaaaagtttgggttggtaCATTTTTTACATTCTATTTTTTCTCcattgctgtatttatttgaacagaaatagagaaaaactttaatattgtgaaatttgatgtgaaaatgtatttggcactcaaggaacatttcttagTAATGTAAATATAGTTGGAAAACATTATACTTTTATGTAATAGTTGATACAGGATtctttttgtaacatcataaatgtcttgatcattttttaatgtgaatctttctggataaaagtattaatttatgtaataaaaaaaaaccttattgaccccccctccccccaaaaaatggatggaaaaaaaaaataaaaaaataaaatagatatgtTTTCTACGACAGAGTTTTAGTGCcacgttaaaaaaataaaaatctaagattatgagattaaagttgtaatattttgagaataaagtcgaaattacgataataaagtcgaaatattacaataataaaatatctcctttgaattggactttgagctttgtaactttgtacTTCCCGgccagagagcacctgtccatcaaaagctcactatccaatcagagtagatcactgttaaccccgcccccatgagaggtttgtgtcaaaactgcAAACGAAAAACTGTGAAGCAAAagtgaaatctgtggcaatgcattcagaatccacaattagtgaaaacgaatctttgaaaaacattagcaaagaatgaagcatatttgttacatttgtgcgactgagttaattttttcattttcattgtgtttttcttattttgtaatgGCACAagtttgatagtttctgaaaaagttacattcagttttataaagttacgttcattattattgaaccaaatgtaattccatagcagagcttttttatgctgaaacatcaacattacagactaactaaagttaaaaaagtgaaaaagcataatagcactcctttaatTGGCATTATTAAGTggttcataaatacagctatacaTTTTTTGTTCTTGTGCATATAAAGTCAAAtctttcgagaataaagtcgtaatactatgagaataaagttgaaatattaagagaataaattttcacatatttggaatttttacaaagaaaacagtttaatttaatgaattgtttcacataaatacaacaatctgatcattaaagagcttaaaaaacaaataattttaaaacacataatttgtgtTTCACTATAAAACTGATTTCgaaagctgagacattaaaagtaGGTCTATCAAAAGCACAAATCGTATTGCTATTGGGTGGCTGGTGCACTACAAATAACGAATGTAATGGAAGATATGAAATACTATTTCCATGCATACTGTCCCCTATGACACATTTCATGATTTCTGCTAATAATCccacatttatttgtatgttaaaataaaaaatgtgtgaaataagAGAGCTACAACCGAATGTTGATTGGGTGTGTGAGCTGATGTTAAGATAAAAAGTTGCTCCTGTTCAGTCTGTTTATAAATATCATATTCTTGATATTAAGCTGTTTCTGCTGTTTTTCCTTAAAACTggctcttcctcatcccagtaaTATGATGCGGCCGCTCGGACTCAACAATATTCAAATCAATCCCAGTGGCCTGCAGCTACtctcaaaatattatttagaagGCTGGAAATGATTGATGCTGTTGATGTTGATGGGTGCAATTCATAGTCTCAAAATACCCTCACTAGATAGGGACCCATACCCGTATCTTCCTCCCCTTCCTCTTTTCTCTCCTACCTTCATCCTCCAACACGTCTCCACCGGTCTCTAGAGTCAAGTCTGGGTTGTTTATGAAGACCCTATCTGCCTAAAATCTTAAACTTGGCACATACACTAATGAGTTGTCTGATTGCAGCAAACCCTCTCACACACTATTTACCTTGTCTTTGCTCAGTGTGAGTGCTCACTTTCCTGTTGGGTCATGTGTTGCTACAAGCCGTGGCCCTTCAGTGGTCCTTAACCACCACAATTCACCGCTTCAGTGCCGGACACTTGACAAGCACCTGCATTCCACAGGATCATATCTGGTACTTGTCAGGGAGAATCATGAGGATATCACAGGCTGGAATGTAGGAGGACGGAAACCAGCAGCTGTGCATTACCAAAGAGGGAGAGGCACACAGGAGCCTTTATGAGAGAAAGTGCTAATACATTCCTTATTCAGGACTTATGAAACCTTGGggtgtaaaatataacttaaagtGGTCTGGGGAGAGTTATAGATTTGGGAGGGGTAAAGCATGCATTAATGTGACCTTGTTGAGGTtagatttattgttttatgttcaCACCTGGTATTTACATCAATTTTGTTTAATCAGATCACAAGCGCAAAGCTAATTCTGactctctttttttaaaattattattattactgatggAACAGGTAAAAACTTGTAAACTCAAGATTTCTGgattttccactggagtacttcTTAAACCTACAAAATTAACAAATCACCATTATATAACCACACTAAGGCTTTATTACAAGGACCTCTCATCCATCCACTGGTCCTGTGAAAAATAATACGCATGGAACATGTTGTATTTTGCCACCAAAATCACTTATAATCACACCATGGATACATTTATGGAAATCTTCATTCTGTGTTATTCAGGTCTTCAATGCCAAACACAGACAATTAAGCAACACACAAACTTGCTTTATGTTTTGCAGATGAATATGAATGGAAACGATCATCTGCCAAGTTACTTTAATGCAGCAGAAAAATGGCCAGGGAAAATCCATGAGCCCTTGGACCAGGGGAACTGCAATGCATCCTGGGCTTTCTCAACTTCAGGTGAGTCAGAAAAGAGAGGACAGACTACAGTAGAAGAACACTGCAGACTACAGTACTGTGTGTGTGGTAGCCTATATAAAACAGTTCTGATCTTTCACTTATACTGTATGTGACTCACTTCTAGCCGTTGCATCAGACCGGATCTCTATTCAGTCAATGGGTCACATGACCCCTCAGCTGTCACCTCAGAATCTGATTTCCTGTGACACACGTCATCAGGGCGGCTGCTCCGGTGGACGTGTCGATGGGGCCTGGTGGTACCTAAGGAGAAGAGGGTAATTCACTTAGGTTTTATGCATAACAGCAAAGGTGTGAATATCTTTAAATGGTGCACATCTGACAAAGAATACTTTGACTTTGACACCATATCATTTTTGCAATGTATACTACCATTAACATAATTAGAATATTATATCAGACAatctttttgattttattatcTGTCTTTTTCTCTCAGGGTCGTGACAGAGGAGTGCTACCCTTTCTCTCCACCCCAGCAAACTCCTGCTGATGTGGCTCGCTGTATGATGCAAAGTCGAGCGGTGGGTCGAGGAAAGAGGCAGGCCACAGCACACTGTCCCAACAGCTATAGCTACCACAATGATATCTACCAGTCAACCCCACCGTACAGATTGTCCTCCAATGTAAGTCAGCTGAGCCCTTCGAATCGAGCAGAAAATCTGTTTCTTTTAGCATTGACAATAAGTCGTATTACACtatataatactgtttttaaagtAACTTTATCTTGTTTAAAGGATGTTTTAGTGGACAAGTGTCATTTTTAATCAGGCATCCCGTATGTTCTGACACGTTTgaattatattcaattatataattatattgaatTATGTACAACTCAAATCCAAAAGGAGGAATAACTCACAAATGTCTGGAGAGGCATTATATTAGTAGTAATGTCATGGCTGAACATATTTTCTCCCTGAGCCATATCTTCCCACGCATTTGTCTTGTCTAATGCATAACCTAGGTCATATACATGTCTCTAGGCATGTTTTAGATCGTATATCATTCACAGATGTGACAAGGAAATGTGGTGAACAAATAAACAGTATATGTTAAGTTATTATATGGAAATGTTTTTACCCATGCATCTTAAGACTACTCATGTAAAACGTGCATTTATagcattatttcagtaatttcatTGTTAATGCACATATCTTTTCGTGgtgcaatatactgtatatgcagaaTTTGCAGAGTAAAAATTGCGTCAGGCTGGAATATGCTGTTCATGCTCACTAACTGAACTAATCTGACATGTTGCTTTTCCACTCACAGGAGAATGAGATTATGAAAGAGATTATGGATAATGGCCCCGTGCAAGGTATGGATTTCTCCagaagcctgtgtgtgtgtgtttgtatttgcatAGTACTGTGAGCCAGAGTATAAGAATAGTAAAAAGCACATGCCTAATGATCAGATGAGCAATCAGTATATATCGTATTAGTCACCATGGATGTTCTAGACATCCATATGGAATATATTTTGGACAAAAAGCCTCAACTCATCATATACAGTATGCAGTTAATTCTTGAGAAAAGTCCCCTACAGTAATATGAAGAGGGTGTGTGTACGTGCATGGTTCAGAGAGTCTCCATGATCCACTGGCAGTGTTCTGTTGTATTGTTCTAGACAGGCCAGAACACTGGATTTATGCCAGATTTCACTTCTAATCTTTGCAAAAAATTCTGCCTAACCTCTGGCTTATATTGAGAAACAGGAGATAAAAAGACAGTCTTCGtgtgcaggagtgtgtgtgttcattaggCTCTGTTCACTGCTTAGGATTTCCATGTAATATCTGGAAAAACACAAAGTGTGAGAGGGTGCAGGAAATTTCCAACTGATTTTACTTGACATGCCATCATGGATGTCCTCAGGAAGTTTGCTGCAGATACCCGCCCACAAAAGTTTTGTCCTGGAACATGTGGATTTAAGCAGTGGGTCTCTATGCCATTTGAAGTTGAGCTTATTTGAACTCTAATACAATTAGTAGCGGTTACTTTGTTCTCACTTTGATCTGCAAGGGAACAAGATGTTTGGGTGAGCTTGTGGGATATTACATAATTTGGCTTTCAAAGCAACCATAGCATTTCCTGTAGTATGACTGTGATTGATAGGAATGAGGTTTTGATTCAATGACTGATTCAATGATGTCAAAGATCAATTTGATGAAACAATAAAGATCAAATTTTGGACATAAATTCAAGGCTTCTATTCATTACTGTACTATTgtaatttgcattatttttcagataattgTGTGCTTAAAGATACATAATGGATGTGTGTTATGTTTGTCTTTCCCTTTTAAGCCATCATGGAGGTCCATGAGGATTTCTTTGTGTACAAGAGTGGAATTTACCGACACACAGACGTCAATTACCTCAAACCGTCGGAGTACCGCAAACATGCAACACACTCTGTCAGAATAACAGGGTAAGCTCTAGCATTACATAACTCTTCATCTCTAATGGTGGAAGCAAGTGGAATGAGTATCTGGCAACGTTTCAGAGAAAGTTCTTAGACAAcaaaaggtctctctctctctctctctctctctctctctctctcgctctctttctcacaccatttgtcattttctgttgcagacagacacacaggtaGACAGATACATGTTATTGCTCGCAGACAAAACACCTGGATGACTGGCCTTCCAGTTCCACCCCCAGACACACACCCCTCAAAGCATTTGTCtggttttgctatactcactCATACATAACACATCTAATTCTCATCTACATTCTCATTTAGTCAGCTTCTCAACAGAGACTACTACATTAGTTTGCTCATCAATTTCCAATTTACCCAACAGCTTTTAAAGAACACTTGTAAATCAACAATCAGGTAAATTAGTAAGGATTCACTTTActctgtcataaaaaaaaaaagaaaatgtctcaCCTGCCGCTGGTGTCTGTGAGTGTGACATGCTTCAGTGGTGACGGCGATATAAATTACCAGTCACAAACGGGGCAGGGGCAGTGTTTTTACTGGGAAAATCCTACCGTGGTGCATTCGGCTAAGCCCAGGGCCTGGGAAAGTTTGTAGAAAGCTCATTGATGTCCAGTGTAATGGAAATGGCATTGTTCAGTGCAGACAGAGAAGCCTAAACCCAGCCCAGGTCAGGGGCTGGTTGGATGCAGTGGTATGTCTGTCATTGTCCAAAGCCAAGGACAGAAAACATGGTCAGATAAGAGCGTAGCAGAACTCTGAGCCACACTTTTCATACAGCCACTGGTTCTGACCCTCCAGCTCTCCCGTGTATTTTATATGGAGGCACATTGCTTTTGTAGGCCCCTCCGAGCCCCCTGTGGAGATGGAAGGCAGATAAGTATTATTTGGGAACAGAATGATATGTTCCTGAGTCTAATGGAAAACTTCCATTAGAATAGATgtggattaaaatatatttattccagGCATTccacatatacaaataaatatgtatatatttatcatatacAATAAATGTTCTGAACTCACATAAATAGACATTGAAGAGTAAATGGCTTCctctcaaaaatatataaaaaatactcaaATGCTTCCTGATGCTCACGTCCTTCCTCTGAGAAATGGACACAGCACCTTTTTTAGTCTAAGTATTCAAATTTCCAATTTTTACACAGATTtatcgtttttctttttttattcctgCATCTGTACCCAACCAGAGTTGAATATGTACACCTTTTCGTTTCCCTTTTTCTCATAAAATCTGATCAATGATTGCACTGATTTTAGAGCCTTCTCTTAAAAGGCTAAATTGAATACTAATGTCTCGTGAATGCACAATAGCATATTGATTTTTATTGCACTTTTCCAGATGGGGAGAGGAAAGAGACTACAACGGCAGAACACACAAATACTGGGTAATAAATTATATCCATCTGATATCCATCTACAAGACTTTTCTATTCAACAgaagattttaaacattttaaacaatctcTCCTTCACTCCACAGATTGCAGCCAACTCATGGGGGAAGAACTGGGGTGAGGATGGTTACTTCAGAATTGCTCGTGGTGTAAACGAGTGTGAGATCGAGACGTTTGTGATCGGTGTGTGGGGCAGAGTCACCATGGAAGACATGCACAACCATCACCACCATCACGGACGCCGCAAGTAGAGATCTGCAATGTACGCCTCACTGTATGATGTACACCACAATGTCAATCAGGTCTTTTGCTGGTTTGTTAGAGTCTGATTTCCACCATACCGACCAAACCCCTGTGCCTTTTGAATATTTGTTCACACTGCATGCATGCAAAAAGGTGCTGTCCACTGCCCCCCTCTGTCCAAATACACAATCTGTCTATGGTTGGAATATTTGGCCAATATTCTCTTAGTGGTGGAAACCAGCTTGTTACACTCCTTGACTGGACCTCAAACAGCCACAGGACTCAGATGCACTCAGGACTCTATTCCAAAGACACACTTCACAGGTACACATGCGCTCAGCATCACAACGTATAGCTGTCTCAAATGTCTAATATAGTCATATATCAGGATGTGTCCTACATTTGGGAATCATTACACACCAAGGCAGACAGTCAGACAGTGATCCATACATTCTGCTAAAATGATAGAGGGATGGAGGAACACCAGGATTGGAAGCAGAAGAAGGTTTTAGGACCGATAATTAATTCCAAAAACAACCTAGAATATGTTTGTGACCGTTCTCTGCATTTAGTCGAGATTAAGGTTGTTTAAAAttgctttaaagcattttaatccAATCCAGGCCTTGTTTTCAATGTCAGAATCTGTTAGTTTGgctgttaaataaagtttaagaGAGATTGTACAGATACAGGCCACTTTCTTCACAATTGAAACAACTTCTATTTGGTCTAATTTTAGAATAACAGGAAGCAAactaaaagaaatgttttttca
This window harbors:
- the LOC113062072 gene encoding tubulointerstitial nephritis antigen-like; this encodes MLKLLMLAIITAFLLLAEGGMSARTQSRTKRELASPLHLRGIRDPSGSYCQRRGGCCPGRDDQCTVPYLDTICYCDLFCNRTVSDCCPDFWSHCLGTTPPYPPSSCERNGHRFHSGATYKENCNLCTCGQNGRWECEQHACLIEDDMIQEINRRGYGWRATNYSQFWGMTLDEGLQYRLGTQRPSRTIMNMNEIQMNMNGNDHLPSYFNAAEKWPGKIHEPLDQGNCNASWAFSTSAVASDRISIQSMGHMTPQLSPQNLISCDTRHQGGCSGGRVDGAWWYLRRRGVVTEECYPFSPPQQTPADVARCMMQSRAVGRGKRQATAHCPNSYSYHNDIYQSTPPYRLSSNENEIMKEIMDNGPVQAIMEVHEDFFVYKSGIYRHTDVNYLKPSEYRKHATHSVRITGWGEERDYNGRTHKYWIAANSWGKNWGEDGYFRIARGVNECEIETFVIGVWGRVTMEDMHNHHHHHGRRK